The genomic region GTCGGCCCAGACGCTGAGAGCACCGATGTAATTTCCGATGGTCAAGCTCCCAGTCGCGGTGATCCCCGACAAGACCCGTGGTTTACCCTGTGCCGCACTGCCTGCCATTCTTATCCCTCTGTCGCACGACGCCAGCACTGCGGGGTCGGGCTCCTGGTCCACTCTCGGGAAGCGACTCGCGTCGGCGAACTCGGGCACCTTCAGGGCGCCTCCGGCCGGATCCGCCAAGCCTCTCCCTCCTTGACTTGTCTACCTCCTACGGGCCGGCTATGATACGGGATCGTCTCGTCTCATCCTAGGGGAGGAACCATTGGGTCGCCCTCTTCGCCAGGAGCGCCACGCCGACGCCCTCGACCCGCCGGCGGGTCGGCCGCCGGGCCGGCCACGCAGCGCTGACGATGAGGTCATCGCCGGGGCCGTGGTCCAGGCCCTGGTGGAGCGCGGCTATGACGGGATGACCGTCGATCACGTCGCCCGGCTCGCCGGGGTGGGTCGGGCCACGCTGTACCGGCGCTGGCCGACGAAGACGGCCATGGTGATCGACGCCCTGGGACGGGGTCGTTTCCCGACCCTGGAAGACCCCGACAGCGGCGACCCCCGGGCCGACTTCGAAAGCCTGCTGCACATGCTGCAGGCGACGATCGCACGGGAGCACCACGTCATCCGGGCCCTCCAGCTCGAGGCCGCCCGTCACCCCGACATCGGCATCGCGTTGCGCCGCGATCTCATCCCCCAGCGGAAGGAAGTGCTCATCGGCGTCCTGCGACGGGCTGCCACCGCCGGACTGCTCCGAGCACCGTCCGACCTCGAGCTCCAGGCCCGGGTGGGACCCGCCCTCCTCTGGGAGCACTTCGCTCTGTCGCCCAACGAGGCCGACCCGGAGCTTCCCCGGCGCATCACCGATCTCGTCTTTGCCGATCGCCCCCAACCCAGAAGGAGCACACGATGACTCTCCTCCCTGAGAATTTCGACCTCCACAACGTGGACTTCGATGCCCTGTACCAGGGCGGGCAGTTGCTCGAAGGCGTCGACCTCCCCAGTATTCCCTGGGACATCGGCGCGGCTCAGCCGGTCGTCATCGAAGCCGAGCGAGCCGGGCGCTTCCGCGGTGCAGTTGTCGACGTCGGCTGTGGCCTCGGCGACAACGCCATCTTCCTCGCCGGCCAGGGCCACCAGGTCACCGGCGTCGACGCTGCCGCCACCGCCCTCGAGCACGCCGGTCAGCGCGCCCGTGAGCGTGGCGTTGTCGTTGAGTTCACCGTGGCCGATGCCACCAGCCTGGCCGGTTTCGAAGGCCGCTTCGACAGCGCGCTCGACGCCGCCTGCTACCACTGCCTCGACGAGGAAGCCCGCCACGCCTACGCCGCCGCTCTCCACCGCGCCACCCGGCCCGACGCCCTGCTCACCCTCTTCTGTTTCCCCGCGGGCAGCACCGGCCTGGCCGCCGCGATGGGCGTCTCCGAAGACAACCTCCGCACGACCTGGGGCAACGCCGGGTGGGACATCACCGACCTGCGGCTGGCCAGCTATCACGTCAACGCCGCGGTCGGCGAGCTCGTCACCGCGTTCGGCCTCGAGTGCGAACCGGTGCCCGGCGAGCCCAGCCGCCTCCAGGCCCCCATCTGGGCGTTGCGGGCTCATCGTGTCTGACGCGATCTCCTTGAAATCTCTCAGGCGGCATTGGCACGACATCGGTCTGTTTTCAGCGGTGGTCGCCGCGGTCTACGTGATCGCTGCTTGGAATGACCTTGGGATTGTACAAAGGCTGCTTCTTCTCAACTTCATCGTCGTCCTTCTCCATCAATTTGAAGAATACAGCTGGCCAGGTGGATTTCCAGCGGTCGCGAATATGGTCATGATGCCAAGTGCCAGCCCAGACCGCTATCCGCTGAACCAGTACTCGTCCATGGCGGCCAACCTTGTTTTTGCATATGGGTTCTACCTGGTTCCGGTCTTCTTCCCCGACGTGATCTGGCTGGGTCTAGCCCCTGTCCTGGTTGGCGCAGTTCTTCAGGTCATCGGTCACGCCATCTACGTGAACATCAAGCTTCGAACTCTCTACAGCCCTGGCGTTGCCACCGCGGTTCTTGGCCACCTCCCGATCGGTGTGATCTACATTCATCACATTCTGGCCAATAGCATGGTGAACTGGTGGGACTGGTTGCTTGCAGTGGTGTACCTGGTTGTCTTCGGGTTCCTCAACTTCTTCATGATGGAACTGAAATGGCTCGGTGACAGGAATTCACCGTACCCCTTCGGCCAGGACGAAATGGAGCGCGGCGGCATCGCGAAGAGACTTGAGCGTGTCAGAGAGAGGCAACTCGAGCTTGCCAGGCGATAAGGAGAGCTCGGGTGTGCGACATGGTGCCGAGTCGGCGGCCCGACCGACGGGGTAGGGAGGTCAGTCGCCCCATGTCATGGGTGAGGAGGTTCTACCGATGCGTCTCACGCGTCACGTCCCACCGCTTCTGCTCATCACCGCCTGCGTCGCCGCGTGCGGTGGGTCCTCGCCGGCCGCGGGCCAGCGGCCGCCGGCAACCGGTTCCACCGTCACCGTCGACATCCCCGGCGCCGACCGGTTCACCCCGCCCGTCGTCGAGGTGGTGAAGGGCAGCCGTGTGACCTTCACCAACCACGACGGCGATCCGCACACCGCCACCAGCGTCCCTGGGGATCCGACATCCTTCGCGCTCACGCTGCCGCCGGGCGCAAGCGCCTCGGTGGTTGTAGACAGGACCGGCGTCTACCGGTACTTCTGCGCGCTGCACGCGCGCTACGACCCGTCCACCGGCCAGATCGCCGCACTGCCCATCGCCGACCATCCCGCCGAGCCGATGGCAGGCACGTTCGTGGTCACGCCCGGCCCGTGACCACGCCGACGGTGCGGCAGCGCCCCGCGGTCGCCGGTGGCGGCGCCTGCCCCGGAGTGCCGCGCAACGGTGCGCCTGGTGCGGGAACACCGACCCCGGCATGGTGGCCACCCCCAGCACGACGCCGACCGCGAGCGCGCCGCGCACCGTCGCGCGTGCAGAGCCGAACTCACGTCCCGGGAGTGGTGGAACCGTCAGGCCGGCTCTCGAGCCCGCCCATGACCCGCACCAGACCGGGAAGATCATCGGTGAACACACCGTCGGCTCCCTGCGCCAGTACCCGCCGCGTCGCCCCCTCTGTGCGTGCACCCCAGGCGAAGAAGAGAACCCCGGCGGCATGTGCAGCGCCGACTCGTTGGCGCGTGACCTGCCGTTGGTGGAGGTTGAGCGCGGCGACGCCGGCCGCACGGAGGCGGGCGCAGAGCTGATCGAGGCTGCGTCCCGGCCAGATCATGGTGGGGTGGACCAGGTGGACCTCGGGCCAACTGGCACGCCACGCAGCCATGGCCTGCGCTCGAAACACCGTGAGCCACAGCCTGTCCGCGGCTCCATGCTCGCGCGCGACCTCCACCACCCGGGCGGCCGTCCGGGTGCCGCCGAGGTCAAGCGCCAGGTCGAAGTCCACGCCACAGCGCGCGTACAACTCGTCGAGGGCAAGCACGGAGTCCGCCAGCTCGGCCCGGGTCTTTGCGCCCACGCGGCGCGGTTCTCGCCACGGATGTGGGTGGTACATCACCGGGACACCGTCGCGTGTGAGCCAAACGTCTGACTCCAGCCCGCGGGCGCCGGCAGCCAGCGCCCGCTCGAAAGCCCTGGCCGTATTCCCCTCACGCCGATGTTCCGGCGCGCCGCGGTGCGCGAAGATCAGCGGCGGCATCGCTTCCATGGGCTGGACGGTATCCCTACTCCGTCGTCCTGCGCTTGAAGAAGTGGGCTGACGCCGGTGCGGCCACTGCCAGGATCATCGGGTGCTGCATCGGCCAGGCTTGGAGTAGGCCTCAATCTTTTATTTTGGTTTGCCCGAGAGGTCGTCGGTCGGCCTGGCAGCGTGGTCCACGATCGAATGGCCTGCTTCAGCGGTGAGGATCGCCAGACCTCACCCGAACATGGTGCCCTCCCCTGACGGGGCGGACGATCATGTCGCCGATGGGACGCCCGGGCGGGAGCATGAGGTAGAGGTTGCCCTCGGCGAGGACTCGCAGGTGGGCCAGCGCCGGACCCCGGTGACGGCCGGCGAGCTCGAGCGCGGTCTCGGCGGTTCGGAGAGAGGGGGGCTGGAGCCCAAGGTGGGAATCGAACCCACGACCTACGCCTTACCAAGACGTTGCTCTGCCCCTGAGCTACTTGGGCCTGACCCGGAGGGGGAATCGGAGGTGTGGGCAGGGGAGGATTCGAACCCCCGAAGGCATAGCCAGCTGATCTACAGTCAGCCCCGTTTGACCAACTTCGGTACCTGCCCAGGCGCGTCGCCGACCGGACCTGACGGCGGTCCGGGAGCAGCCGAGACTCTACCAGCCACGCTCGTCCCGCCTGTACGGGTCCGGTGACGGCGGCGGGCCGGCCCGGTCACACCGGCCGGCCCGCCCCCGGCTCAGCTCTTGGTGGCGGCGAAGGCCGCGGCGACCTCGTCGCAGAGATCGAGAAGCTGCTGGCCCACGGCGGGGTCGTTGGTCTTCTTGGCCTCGCCCGCCTTCTTGGTGGCCCGCCAGAAGAGGTCGTGGAGCTCCGGCACCTTGGCGAGGTGCTCCGGCTTGAAGTAGTCGGTCCAGAGCACCCAGAGGTGATGCTTGACCAGGTCGGCGCGCTCCTCCTTGATCAGGACGGCGCGCTGCTGGAAGACGGGGTCGCCGCTCCCCTGGAACTTCTCCATGCAGGCCTTCACCGACGAGGCCTCGATCCGGGCCTGGGCGGGGTCGTAGACCCCGCACGGCAGGTCGCAGTGGGCGTGGACCGCACCGGGCGCCGCAACGCGGTCTGCCAGCATCAACAGCCGGGACAGCAGGGACATCAGCTCACTCCTTCTGGGATCGGCCAGGCGCGACCGCCGGCCGGATGGCCGGAGCGGCCACGATAGTGCCATCGGGGGAACGTCCGGCGTGGCCACGAGTGCTCTACCCGGCCGGTCTCACCACCGAAACCGGGCCGCGGCGGTGGGGCGGCGCGTAGCGATAGACGGCGCGCCCGCGGAGCAGGCTGGGCGGCACCGCTCCGAACTCCACGCTGTCGGTGCTCGCCCCGGGGTTGTCGCCGAGCAGCACATATCCGCCGCCGGCCCGGAGCTGGCCGCCTCCGGGGAGGGGCGCCTCGCCGCCGGGGCGGGCCGCCACCCGCTTCACCAGCGTCCGCGAGGGCTCGCGGGGGTCGGCGACCGCCACCACCGCGCCCCGGGCCGCCGGAAGCCGGACCAGGAGCAGCCTGTCGCCGGGGCACAGCGCGGGGAGCATGCTCTCCCCGACCACCTCGACCCGGCGTGGCCGGAGCAGGCCCAGCCCGACGGCGGCGATCGCCGCCCCGGCGGAGGCGGCGGCGAGGAGGGTGCGGCGACTCGGCACCGGCCGATGGTGGACCCGTCCGCGGCCGCGCCGCAAGGCGAACCGGAGCCTCAGTGGCGCTCGTCGGCCTCCGCGATGCGCGCCGGGAGCGCACCGTCCCGGGACCGACCACCCAGCCGCTCATAGACCTCCAGGTCGCGCTCCATGCAGACCCGCAGCCGGCGCTGGAACTCGGGGTCGGCACGGCGG from Candidatus Dormiibacterota bacterium harbors:
- the sodN gene encoding superoxide dismutase, Ni, whose amino-acid sequence is MSLLSRLLMLADRVAAPGAVHAHCDLPCGVYDPAQARIEASSVKACMEKFQGSGDPVFQQRAVLIKEERADLVKHHLWVLWTDYFKPEHLAKVPELHDLFWRATKKAGEAKKTNDPAVGQQLLDLCDEVAAAFAATKS
- a CDS encoding TetR/AcrR family transcriptional regulator gives rise to the protein MGRPLRQERHADALDPPAGRPPGRPRSADDEVIAGAVVQALVERGYDGMTVDHVARLAGVGRATLYRRWPTKTAMVIDALGRGRFPTLEDPDSGDPRADFESLLHMLQATIAREHHVIRALQLEAARHPDIGIALRRDLIPQRKEVLIGVLRRAATAGLLRAPSDLELQARVGPALLWEHFALSPNEADPELPRRITDLVFADRPQPRRSTR
- a CDS encoding cupredoxin domain-containing protein translates to MRLTRHVPPLLLITACVAACGGSSPAAGQRPPATGSTVTVDIPGADRFTPPVVEVVKGSRVTFTNHDGDPHTATSVPGDPTSFALTLPPGASASVVVDRTGVYRYFCALHARYDPSTGQIAALPIADHPAEPMAGTFVVTPGP
- a CDS encoding glycerophosphodiester phosphodiesterase; translated protein: MEAMPPLIFAHRGAPEHRREGNTARAFERALAAGARGLESDVWLTRDGVPVMYHPHPWREPRRVGAKTRAELADSVLALDELYARCGVDFDLALDLGGTRTAARVVEVAREHGAADRLWLTVFRAQAMAAWRASWPEVHLVHPTMIWPGRSLDQLCARLRAAGVAALNLHQRQVTRQRVGAAHAAGVLFFAWGARTEGATRRVLAQGADGVFTDDLPGLVRVMGGLESRPDGSTTPGT
- a CDS encoding HXXEE domain-containing protein encodes the protein MSDAISLKSLRRHWHDIGLFSAVVAAVYVIAAWNDLGIVQRLLLLNFIVVLLHQFEEYSWPGGFPAVANMVMMPSASPDRYPLNQYSSMAANLVFAYGFYLVPVFFPDVIWLGLAPVLVGAVLQVIGHAIYVNIKLRTLYSPGVATAVLGHLPIGVIYIHHILANSMVNWWDWLLAVVYLVVFGFLNFFMMELKWLGDRNSPYPFGQDEMERGGIAKRLERVRERQLELARR
- a CDS encoding S26 family signal peptidase, whose amino-acid sequence is MPSRRTLLAAASAGAAIAAVGLGLLRPRRVEVVGESMLPALCPGDRLLLVRLPAARGAVVAVADPREPSRTLVKRVAARPGGEAPLPGGGQLRAGGGYVLLGDNPGASTDSVEFGAVPPSLLRGRAVYRYAPPHRRGPVSVVRPAG
- a CDS encoding class I SAM-dependent methyltransferase: MTLLPENFDLHNVDFDALYQGGQLLEGVDLPSIPWDIGAAQPVVIEAERAGRFRGAVVDVGCGLGDNAIFLAGQGHQVTGVDAAATALEHAGQRARERGVVVEFTVADATSLAGFEGRFDSALDAACYHCLDEEARHAYAAALHRATRPDALLTLFCFPAGSTGLAAAMGVSEDNLRTTWGNAGWDITDLRLASYHVNAAVGELVTAFGLECEPVPGEPSRLQAPIWALRAHRV